ACTGTTGGGTTCAATGCCTCTTTGAATCATAAGATCCAATAGCTCATGAGAGTCTATGATCATTTGTTATTTGTAAAAAGAATCCACCAACATAGTGAAGGTAACTACATTAGATGAGTTTCCTTAATCCAACAAATCATTCAACAATTTAGTGATTTCTTTCCACTGGCCAGAATTGTCTATGCCAAAAACCAAAACACTTAAGGTCACGATATTAGGAGAGATTCCTAATCTTAACATTTTGTTTAGCAATCCAATGGCTTCTTCCGATTGGCCATAATTGCATAGGCCATGAATCATAGAGCTGACAGTGACAACATCAGGCTTTTGTCCTCTTTGAAGCATCAAATCAAACAACTTACGTGCTTCAGCAATCCTTCCCTTTTTGCAAAGACCATCGATCAGAATGTTGAAAGTCATGACATCAGGAGAGACTCCTAGTCCAAACATTTTATTTAGCCATCCACTGGAACATAGACCATGAATCAAAGAGCTGGAAGTGACAATATCAGGCTTCTGTCCTCCTTGAAGCATCAATTCAAACAACTTATGTGCTTCATCAATCCTTCCATCTTTGCAAAGACCATCTATCAGAATGCTGAGAGTCACGACATTAGGAAAGACTCCTAGTCCCAACATTTTATTTAGCTGTCCAGTGGCTTCTTCCCATTGGCCAGAATTGCATAGACCATAAATCAAAGAGTTGAAAGTGACAATATTAGGTTTCTGTCCTCTTTGAAGCATCAATTCAAACAACTTATGTGCTCCAGCAGTCCTTTTGGCTTTGCAAAGAACATCTATCAGAATGTTGAAAGTCACGACATTAGGAGATACTCCTAGTTCCAACATTTTATTTAGCAACCTAGTCACTTCTTTTAATTGGCCAGAAATGCATAGGCCATGAATCAAAGAGCTTAGAGTGACAACATCAGGCTTCAGTCCTCTTTGAAGCATCAATTCAAACAACTTATTTGCTTCAACGGTCCTTCCTTCTTTGCAAAGACCATCTATCATAATGCTGAAGGTAATAACATCTGGTGATACTCCATGGTTCAACATTTTATGTATTAAATTTGCAGCTTCTTTCCACATACTTAAATTGCAAAACGCATGAATCAAACTACTGTAGGTAACAACATTAGGGGAAATATGTTTCCCGACCATATCAAAGAATAGGTTCAGAGCCTCATTTACCATTCCTTCTTTGCAAAGGCCATCGATGATTGCACTATACGTGGTAACATCAGGCTTACATTTACCCTCGAGTTCCATTGTGCTAAACATTTCAAGAGCCTCACAAGTGTTTCCAGTCTTGCAGAGCCCATTGATTATGGTTCCGTACGTAATTTCATTACAAGGATAACCTTCTTTAAGTGTCCTGTGGAACAACTCTTTAGCCTCCACAATTTTATCCACCGTGCAGAGCCCCTTAAGTAGGGTAGTCAATGTGACAATATCTGGCTCAAAACCATGTTTCATGATGATCCCAAAGacagagaaacccaaatctgTCCGATTCGACCCACAGAAACAGTTGAGTAAGATGTTCAGAGTAAAGATATCGGGCTGTATTTGCAAGGAAAACATATTTTTGTACATAGAAATCACAGTCAAATAATGTTTGCATCTGGCAACTGTACCAAATAATTGGTTGAAAGCGATAATTTTTGGAAAGGGTTGTGAGTGAACCATTCGGTGGTATCGGCGGAATGCTTCCTCAACACTAATGGAGGTAGCTGTACTTGACTTGCATCCATCATCTTCTGCAGAATTCTTGAACAATTCGATACGACTCGCTCGCAGATGTGTTTTTGAAGCtttagaagaaaaggaacaagaaagagatgaaagaagCAGACGCAGCGGAAGAGAAGGGCTAAGAGAAGACCACCTACCCATTTGAATTCGATTTTGAGATGTAATGAGAGCATCCATAATTCTCCACATCCCCTTCATTTCGTCTCTACTAACACTTCTGTATTGACTTTTCCGAAAGAGAAGAGCACTTCTGTTTTTAACTGCAATCAAAGCTTCTTGTGATTCCTGAGGCTTTCACGAGTGATCGGTGCTTAATATTCACCTTCCCCGACTGAAGTACCTGAGTGCCCTAAGTGCTCCATTTGCAGAGAGTAACTGATTTCTTACATGCTTACGGCTTACCCAGTCCTTGTCTTAGCCATCAAATATCTATACTTCCCTCTGACCAAcggatttttatctgctgttGTACTGACATGCTTCATTTTGCTGCTGTATCAGCTTAGATGCTTGACACGTGTACTGATATAATTCAACagtataaaatttttatttttctttctttactgtggctttttaatttttagttcttttcttttttattttcactt
The sequence above is a segment of the Telopea speciosissima isolate NSW1024214 ecotype Mountain lineage chromosome 7, Tspe_v1, whole genome shotgun sequence genome. Coding sequences within it:
- the LOC122667445 gene encoding pentatricopeptide repeat-containing protein At1g62914, mitochondrial-like — encoded protein: MKGMWRIMDALITSQNRIQMGRWSSLSPSLPLRLLLSSLSCSFSSKASKTHLRASRIELFKNSAEDDGCKSSTATSISVEEAFRRYHRMVHSQPFPKIIAFNQLFGTVARCKHYLTVISMYKNMFSLQIQPDIFTLNILLNCFCGSNRTDLGFSVFGIIMKHGFEPDIVTLTTLLKGLCTVDKIVEAKELFHRTLKEGYPCNEITYGTIINGLCKTGNTCEALEMFSTMELEGKCKPDVTTYSAIIDGLCKEGMVNEALNLFFDMVGKHISPNVVTYSSLIHAFCNLSMWKEAANLIHKMLNHGVSPDVITFSIMIDGLCKEGRTVEANKLFELMLQRGLKPDVVTLSSLIHGLCISGQLKEVTRLLNKMLELGVSPNVVTFNILIDVLCKAKRTAGAHKLFELMLQRGQKPNIVTFNSLIYGLCNSGQWEEATGQLNKMLGLGVFPNVVTLSILIDGLCKDGRIDEAHKLFELMLQGGQKPDIVTSSSLIHGLCSSGWLNKMFGLGVSPDVMTFNILIDGLCKKGRIAEARKLFDLMLQRGQKPDVVTVSSMIHGLCNYGQSEEAIGLLNKMLRLGISPNIVTLSVLVFGIDNSGQWKEITKLLNDLLD